A stretch of the Corynebacterium maris DSM 45190 genome encodes the following:
- a CDS encoding ABC transporter permease, translating into MTTATKNPARPARVSPARSVGNWMMNNGALVGLIVLIIALALATPHFLTAGNLVNVGVQAATVAIIAFGMTFVIVTGGIDLSVGAVAALGGMVAAYSWAEMGLPGWLTLLLGLATGLLAGAIAGLSIAYGKLPAFIATLAMMSIARGLTLVVSEGSPVPSADAVNWMGRDVGFLPMPIVMMVMAGLICWFILSRTVLGRSMYAIGGNMEAARLSGLPVRRILISVYALSGLFAAWAGLVMTARLSSAQPQAGVGYELDAIAAVVIGGASLAGGRGGAWGTFVGAILLAVIRNGLNLLNVSSFWQQIVIGVVIAAAVGFDVIRNKTISQ; encoded by the coding sequence ATGACCACCGCGACCAAGAACCCGGCGCGCCCTGCGCGCGTCTCGCCGGCCCGTAGCGTCGGCAATTGGATGATGAACAACGGCGCGCTCGTCGGCCTCATCGTCTTGATCATCGCCCTGGCGTTGGCCACGCCGCACTTTTTGACCGCCGGCAACCTGGTCAACGTCGGCGTGCAGGCGGCCACCGTGGCGATCATCGCCTTCGGCATGACGTTTGTCATCGTCACCGGCGGCATCGACCTGTCGGTCGGCGCCGTCGCCGCCTTGGGCGGCATGGTGGCCGCTTATTCCTGGGCGGAGATGGGCCTGCCCGGCTGGCTGACCCTGTTGTTGGGCTTGGCCACGGGCCTGCTCGCCGGCGCGATCGCCGGGCTGTCCATCGCCTACGGCAAGCTGCCCGCCTTCATCGCCACCCTGGCGATGATGTCGATCGCCCGCGGGCTCACGCTGGTCGTCTCCGAGGGGTCCCCGGTGCCCAGCGCGGACGCCGTCAACTGGATGGGCCGCGACGTCGGTTTTCTGCCGATGCCGATCGTCATGATGGTCATGGCCGGGCTGATCTGCTGGTTCATTCTCTCGCGCACGGTGCTGGGCCGCTCGATGTACGCCATCGGCGGCAACATGGAGGCCGCACGACTCTCAGGCCTGCCGGTGCGCCGGATCCTCATCTCCGTCTACGCGCTCTCCGGGCTCTTCGCCGCCTGGGCCGGGCTGGTGATGACCGCCCGGTTGTCGTCCGCGCAGCCGCAGGCCGGCGTCGGCTACGAACTTGACGCCATCGCCGCCGTCGTCATCGGCGGCGCTTCGCTCGCCGGCGGGCGCGGCGGGGCGTGGGGCACCTTCGTCGGCGCGATCCTGCTGGCGGTGATCCGCAACGGCCTGAACCTGCTGAATGTCTCGTCGTTCTGGCAGCAGATCGTCATCGGCGTCGTCATCGCCGCGGCCGTGGGCTTCGACGTCATCCGCAACAAGACCATCTCCCAGTAG
- a CDS encoding substrate-binding domain-containing protein — protein sequence MRKTTAAVVAAATAFSLTACGQGEQGQEVTLALSTQTNPFFVQVRDGARDRAEELGVNLNVQDAGDDALQQANQLINSIAMDAGAVIVNPVDSDAVGNSVEALNQADIPVIAVDRTANAGELTSFVASDNISGGKQAADALAAAIGGEGKVIMLQGIVGSSSSRDRGQGFREQIATYPGIEVVAEQTAGFDRTEGLDVATNLLQANPDVVGIFAENDEMALGAIEAVGARAGEEVAIVGFDGTLEGLAAVEAGTMNATIAQQPRELGAQAVEQAALLLEDKDVAGVVPVSVITVTEENVGEYL from the coding sequence ATGCGCAAGACAACCGCGGCCGTGGTCGCCGCCGCCACCGCCTTCAGCCTGACTGCCTGCGGTCAAGGCGAGCAGGGCCAGGAAGTCACCCTGGCGCTGTCCACCCAGACCAACCCGTTTTTCGTCCAGGTCCGCGACGGGGCGCGTGACCGGGCGGAAGAACTCGGCGTGAACTTAAACGTCCAGGACGCCGGCGACGACGCCCTGCAACAGGCCAACCAGCTGATCAACTCCATCGCCATGGACGCCGGCGCAGTCATCGTCAACCCCGTCGACTCCGACGCCGTGGGCAACTCCGTCGAAGCCCTCAACCAGGCCGACATCCCCGTCATCGCCGTCGACCGCACCGCCAACGCCGGCGAGCTGACCAGCTTCGTCGCCTCCGACAACATCTCCGGCGGCAAGCAGGCCGCCGACGCTCTGGCCGCGGCCATCGGCGGCGAAGGCAAAGTCATCATGCTCCAAGGCATCGTCGGATCCTCGTCTTCCCGCGACCGCGGGCAAGGCTTCCGCGAACAGATCGCCACCTACCCCGGCATCGAGGTCGTCGCCGAACAAACCGCCGGCTTCGACCGCACCGAAGGCCTCGACGTGGCGACCAACCTGCTGCAGGCCAACCCGGACGTCGTCGGCATCTTCGCCGAAAACGACGAGATGGCCCTCGGCGCCATCGAAGCCGTCGGGGCCCGCGCCGGCGAGGAGGTCGCTATCGTCGGGTTCGACGGCACCCTCGAAGGGCTCGCCGCCGTGGAGGCCGGCACGATGAACGCCACCATCGCCCAGCAGCCCCGCGAACTCGGCGCCCAAGCCGTCGAGCAAGCCGCCCTGCTGCTGGAAGACAAAGACGTCGCCGGCGTCGTGCCCGTCTCCGTCATCACCGTCACCGAAGAGAATGTGGGGGAGTACCTGTGA
- a CDS encoding ribonuclease E inhibitor RraB, whose amino-acid sequence MSAFNDDALHADDAATLQQLAASSDLDRPREQLHFFLFATEECARDALARAAEDGWEPHGKIHELTGVPDGAQPPTHPWAAAVGRGDMAVNAETLPRIRTFFEDLCTMFDGLYDGWEAATDEQLDDSITMEELNDEELEFLVKLRQLAKKIEIADDLPAIQRCFARYRTEWHATKPKKRFDPDAIIHTLGVACGDLIAHELDLRWVRLADQHGTDFALISEFDDASGINVFPINAVSTRWDDPTKPGLDEYVEDVLEWAEDID is encoded by the coding sequence ATGAGCGCATTCAACGACGATGCCCTTCACGCCGACGACGCTGCGACTCTCCAACAGCTGGCGGCGTCCTCGGATCTGGACCGCCCGCGCGAACAGTTGCATTTCTTCCTTTTCGCCACGGAGGAATGCGCCCGTGACGCGCTGGCCCGCGCCGCCGAGGACGGCTGGGAGCCCCACGGGAAGATCCACGAGCTCACCGGCGTGCCCGACGGCGCCCAGCCGCCCACGCACCCCTGGGCCGCGGCGGTGGGCCGGGGCGACATGGCCGTCAACGCGGAAACGCTCCCCCGGATCCGCACCTTCTTCGAGGACTTGTGCACCATGTTCGACGGGCTTTATGACGGCTGGGAGGCCGCCACCGACGAGCAGCTCGACGACTCCATCACCATGGAGGAGCTCAACGACGAGGAACTCGAGTTCCTGGTCAAGCTGCGGCAGCTGGCGAAAAAGATCGAGATCGCCGACGACCTGCCCGCCATTCAGCGCTGCTTCGCCCGGTACCGCACCGAGTGGCACGCCACCAAGCCGAAGAAGCGTTTCGACCCCGACGCCATCATCCACACCCTCGGCGTGGCCTGCGGCGACCTCATCGCCCACGAACTGGATCTGCGGTGGGTGCGCCTGGCCGACCAGCACGGCACCGACTTCGCCCTGATCAGCGAATTCGACGACGCCAGCGGCATCAACGTCTTCCCCATCAACGCCGTCTCTACCCGGTGGGATGACCCCACCAAGCCGGGACTCGACGAGTACGTGGAAGACGTCCTGGAGTGGGCGGAGGACATCGACTAG
- a CDS encoding GmrSD restriction endonuclease domain-containing protein, with amino-acid sequence MGFQTPMYMLTDYLDQTRKGIIQLPDFQRGYKWEDERIRQLLITVLRGHPMGVVMLLETGNALVRFKPRAVEGTDVPAGTEPKKLLLDGQQRLTSLTQALSGDGIVGTKDDRGKLLDRRYFVNIAEAIEDPNRMDEAVISVPADGMIKKNFDRDIVLDLSTTEKQQEQGFFPLNELLNPMPWLMPYSFKNQELSMTFHDQIIQPAANYQIPAIELDSDTDKSAVATVFEKVNIGGLPLNVFELLTSVFAGDAAYYERTGEDFRLNDDLQEIRQHWKPYPVLDSIENTDFLQALTMLSTLEKHNASTSSRPPAVSAKREDVLKLELEDYLKWRDPLRDAFVWVAGFLADRHVFRKRDVPYPKQLVPLAAIKVALGKDAELHSVSQRLESWYWAGVIGELYGSASETRFVRDIEQVPAWAADPDQPTPRTINDANFVESRLHSMRTRNSAAYKGLAALIMANDARDWMEDKTFGAVQHKDMAVDIHHIFPQRWCNENGIDDEHRESIVNKTMLSAHTNRVIGGVAPSKYLEKIEAKAGIDSGYLDNLLTGHFVSPEAVRTDDFESFFTQRREALCQLIEAVLQKPVQRDVSQGIAAEDSSHFETEDEPEAEFE; translated from the coding sequence ATGGGATTCCAGACCCCGATGTACATGCTGACCGACTATCTGGATCAAACCCGTAAAGGTATTATCCAGCTCCCAGATTTCCAGCGAGGTTATAAATGGGAAGATGAGCGCATCCGCCAACTGCTCATCACAGTTCTTCGGGGCCATCCCATGGGAGTGGTCATGCTCTTGGAGACGGGTAACGCCCTGGTGCGTTTCAAGCCTCGCGCCGTAGAGGGCACAGACGTTCCGGCGGGAACGGAACCAAAGAAGTTGCTTCTCGACGGGCAGCAGCGATTGACCTCCTTGACGCAAGCTCTGTCAGGCGATGGGATCGTGGGTACGAAGGATGACCGCGGCAAGCTTCTAGATCGCCGGTACTTCGTGAACATCGCTGAGGCTATCGAAGATCCCAATCGCATGGACGAAGCAGTGATCTCTGTGCCTGCGGACGGCATGATCAAGAAGAATTTTGATCGGGACATCGTTCTAGATCTCAGTACAACCGAAAAGCAACAGGAGCAAGGGTTCTTCCCCTTGAATGAGCTTCTCAACCCCATGCCTTGGCTCATGCCTTATAGCTTCAAGAATCAAGAGTTGAGCATGACGTTCCATGATCAAATCATTCAGCCTGCGGCCAACTACCAAATCCCCGCCATCGAGCTAGATTCAGATACCGATAAATCTGCTGTGGCCACGGTGTTCGAGAAAGTTAATATCGGAGGCCTGCCACTGAATGTCTTTGAGCTTCTGACTTCCGTGTTCGCAGGTGATGCTGCCTACTATGAACGTACCGGGGAGGATTTTCGGCTCAACGATGACCTGCAGGAAATTCGTCAGCACTGGAAGCCGTACCCGGTTCTCGACTCCATTGAAAACACCGACTTCCTGCAGGCTTTGACGATGCTTTCGACCCTGGAAAAGCACAACGCCAGTACGTCGAGTCGCCCACCGGCAGTCTCTGCCAAGCGTGAAGATGTGTTGAAACTAGAACTGGAAGATTACCTCAAGTGGCGCGATCCACTCCGGGATGCCTTTGTGTGGGTCGCTGGTTTCCTCGCTGACCGTCATGTGTTTCGTAAACGCGATGTCCCCTATCCGAAGCAGTTGGTGCCTCTCGCCGCGATCAAAGTTGCCCTCGGCAAAGACGCAGAATTGCACTCAGTGAGTCAGCGTCTGGAAAGTTGGTACTGGGCGGGTGTGATCGGTGAACTTTACGGATCCGCCAGCGAAACACGCTTCGTACGCGATATTGAGCAGGTGCCAGCCTGGGCTGCGGATCCAGACCAGCCCACCCCACGGACAATCAATGACGCAAACTTTGTGGAATCTCGCCTGCATTCCATGCGCACCCGAAATTCAGCGGCATACAAAGGTCTCGCAGCATTGATCATGGCCAACGACGCTCGCGATTGGATGGAGGACAAGACTTTTGGGGCCGTCCAGCATAAGGACATGGCGGTCGATATCCATCATATTTTCCCGCAACGCTGGTGCAACGAGAACGGCATTGATGACGAGCACCGAGAGAGCATCGTGAATAAGACGATGCTCAGCGCACACACCAACAGGGTCATCGGAGGCGTGGCGCCCTCTAAGTACCTGGAGAAAATTGAGGCGAAGGCAGGCATCGATTCGGGTTATCTGGATAACCTTCTCACTGGCCATTTTGTTTCCCCGGAAGCGGTTCGGACAGATGATTTCGAGAGCTTCTTCACCCAGCGCCGTGAAGCGCTGTGTCAGTTGATCGAAGCTGTGCTGCAGAAGCCCGTGCAGCGCGATGTCAGCCAGGGCATCGCCGCTGAGGATTCTTCACACTTTGAAACCGAGGACGAGCCCGAAGCAGAGTTCGAATAA
- the rbsD gene encoding D-ribose pyranase, whose protein sequence is MRKHGILNAQLAGLLARLGHTDAVVVADCGLPVPAHVPVADLALVFGVPRFSDVLAALLAELEVEGVTVADQAPQAVHDLIPEDVEIITEVDHEDLKDMVAGAAFVVRTGETTPYANAILHCGVPF, encoded by the coding sequence ATGCGCAAACACGGCATCCTCAACGCCCAGCTTGCTGGTTTGCTGGCGCGGCTGGGCCACACCGACGCCGTGGTCGTCGCCGACTGCGGCCTGCCCGTGCCGGCACACGTGCCGGTGGCGGACCTGGCGCTGGTTTTCGGCGTCCCGCGTTTCAGCGACGTGCTCGCAGCCCTGCTCGCCGAACTCGAGGTCGAAGGCGTCACCGTCGCCGACCAGGCCCCGCAGGCGGTCCACGACCTCATCCCCGAGGACGTCGAGATCATCACCGAAGTCGACCACGAGGATCTCAAAGATATGGTCGCGGGCGCCGCTTTCGTCGTCCGCACCGGGGAGACCACCCCGTACGCGAACGCCATCCTGCACTGCGGGGTGCCGTTTTAG
- a CDS encoding LacI family DNA-binding transcriptional regulator: MDIEPARRPTLKDVAEAAGVAVSTASRALADNPAVAARTRARIHDIAAGMGYRPNEQARALRRARTNTIGVIVPSLVNHYFATLVTGIQEGAAAAGLTTVIANTREDADSLAASLQVLADQRVDGVICVPHEDCADQILALHDAGLPIVLIDREIPSGQVPTVVSDPERGMHDAVRLLAETRALPIGYLSGPTTTSTGRQRLETFRTACTAAGLPEQPVYLGGYEQERGRAGAADLLDRGVTALFAGDSMMTIGVIEECHRRGLLIGEDVAVIGFDRHPVFELQPRPITVIDQDVDAMAALALQTLLAGIDGQPTTSTRMHTPTTLITRQSTPGALR; encoded by the coding sequence CCGACGCTCAAAGACGTCGCCGAAGCAGCCGGCGTGGCCGTCTCCACCGCCTCGCGCGCGCTGGCCGACAACCCCGCCGTCGCCGCCCGCACCCGCGCCCGCATCCACGACATCGCCGCCGGGATGGGCTACCGCCCCAACGAGCAGGCCCGGGCCCTGCGGCGGGCGCGCACCAACACCATCGGTGTGATCGTGCCCAGCCTGGTCAACCACTACTTCGCCACCCTGGTCACCGGCATCCAGGAAGGCGCCGCGGCGGCGGGGCTGACCACGGTCATCGCCAACACCCGCGAGGACGCCGACTCCCTGGCCGCCAGCCTGCAGGTGCTGGCCGACCAGCGGGTCGACGGCGTGATCTGCGTGCCGCACGAAGACTGCGCCGACCAGATCCTCGCCCTGCACGACGCCGGCCTGCCGATCGTGCTCATCGACCGGGAGATCCCCTCCGGCCAGGTGCCCACGGTGGTCTCCGACCCGGAACGGGGCATGCACGACGCGGTGCGCCTGCTCGCGGAGACCCGCGCCCTGCCCATCGGGTATCTTTCCGGGCCGACGACCACCTCCACCGGGCGTCAGCGCCTGGAGACCTTCCGTACCGCGTGTACTGCCGCCGGCCTGCCGGAACAGCCCGTCTACCTGGGCGGCTACGAGCAGGAGCGCGGCCGCGCTGGTGCCGCAGACCTCCTGGACCGCGGGGTCACAGCGTTGTTCGCCGGGGATTCCATGATGACCATCGGCGTCATCGAAGAATGCCACCGCCGCGGCCTGCTCATCGGCGAGGACGTCGCGGTCATCGGCTTCGACCGCCACCCCGTCTTCGAGCTGCAACCCCGGCCCATCACGGTCATCGACCAGGACGTCGACGCCATGGCGGCGCTCGCGTTGCAGACCCTGCTGGCAGGCATCGACGGCCAGCCGACGACGAGCACCCGCATGCACACCCCGACCACGCTGATCACACGCCAGTCCACCCCAGGAGCCCTCCGATGA
- a CDS encoding ribokinase: MSATKIVVVGSINADLTTRVPRHPKPGETLLGDGGFFSAGGKGANQAVAAGLLGADVAMIGAVGTDPQAEAALAPMRRAGVDMQGVAATAETTGLAVITVDDAGENTIVVVPGANADVTHSYVDEHAELIAGAEILLMQGEIPASGFNRAADLATGRVVVNLAPVVPVGREQLLRADPLLANEHEAALVLGQLGAPTDSTDPRTLAHALLEQGFTSVVLTLGADGALVADATGLTDIPTPRVEAVDTTGCGDAFAGAFVARLAEGARLDDAARYAARVGAFAATGHGAQDSYPSADDALPEVEG, from the coding sequence GTGAGTGCCACCAAGATCGTCGTCGTCGGCTCCATCAACGCCGACCTGACCACCCGGGTGCCCCGCCACCCCAAGCCCGGCGAAACGCTCCTGGGCGACGGCGGCTTCTTCAGCGCCGGCGGCAAGGGCGCCAACCAGGCCGTCGCCGCCGGTCTGCTCGGCGCGGACGTCGCCATGATCGGTGCCGTCGGCACCGACCCCCAGGCCGAGGCCGCGCTGGCCCCGATGCGCCGCGCCGGGGTCGATATGCAGGGCGTGGCCGCCACAGCAGAGACCACCGGTCTGGCCGTGATCACCGTCGACGACGCCGGCGAGAACACCATCGTCGTGGTCCCCGGCGCGAACGCTGACGTCACCCACAGCTACGTCGACGAGCACGCCGAGCTCATCGCCGGCGCGGAGATCCTGCTCATGCAGGGTGAGATCCCCGCCAGCGGCTTCAACCGCGCGGCGGACCTGGCGACGGGCCGGGTGGTGGTCAACCTGGCCCCCGTCGTGCCCGTCGGCCGCGAACAACTGCTGCGTGCGGATCCGTTGCTGGCCAACGAGCACGAGGCGGCGCTGGTGCTAGGGCAGCTCGGCGCGCCCACCGACAGCACGGACCCGCGGACGCTGGCCCATGCGCTGCTGGAGCAGGGCTTTACTTCTGTGGTGCTGACGCTGGGGGCGGACGGCGCGTTGGTCGCCGACGCCACCGGGTTGACCGACATCCCCACCCCGCGGGTGGAGGCCGTGGACACCACCGGCTGCGGCGACGCGTTCGCCGGGGCGTTCGTGGCCCGCCTCGCCGAGGGCGCGAGGCTGGACGACGCCGCCCGTTACGCCGCGCGCGTGGGCGCCTTCGCCGCCACCGGCCACGGCGCCCAGGATTCGTACCCGAGCGCCGATGACGCGCTGCCGGAGGTGGAGGGCTGA
- a CDS encoding 2-keto-3-deoxygluconate permease, with translation MLDSVFRAIGRIPGAIMVVPLFLGALVNTFAPGILDIGSFTTALFRDGTAVLIGLFFLAVGSQISLKTAGPAMQKGGVLLFAKFGVAAAIGLSVAFFTPDGMMWGLLPVAIIAAMSNSNGSLYSALMQQFGSKTDKGAISVLSINDGPFLTMIALGAAGVADFPLMALLAAVLPMILGFILGNTSTLARNFLAPGQALIIPFAAFAIGAGIDFSVLLTSGLAGVLLGVMTVFISGGAAILGVYLWHKARKTPRPARNVVSGVAESAVAGNAIATPAAVAAVDPSFASMQAEATAQIATAVVVTAFIAPFLVAFVSRWQAKKGITAAAEDAYFDGQEKGQTPVDAAPATTDMDVGAPAESDLSTVSAADSR, from the coding sequence ATGTTGGATTCAGTTTTCCGCGCCATCGGCCGGATTCCAGGCGCGATCATGGTGGTTCCGCTTTTCCTGGGCGCCCTCGTGAACACTTTCGCACCGGGCATCCTCGATATCGGTAGCTTCACCACGGCACTTTTCCGGGACGGCACCGCTGTTCTCATTGGTTTGTTCTTCTTGGCCGTGGGCTCACAGATCAGCCTGAAAACGGCTGGTCCAGCCATGCAAAAGGGCGGCGTCCTGCTGTTCGCCAAGTTCGGTGTCGCAGCCGCGATCGGCTTGTCCGTCGCGTTCTTCACCCCGGACGGCATGATGTGGGGACTTCTGCCCGTGGCGATCATCGCTGCCATGTCGAATTCCAATGGCTCGCTCTACAGTGCCTTGATGCAGCAGTTCGGTTCGAAGACCGACAAGGGCGCCATCTCGGTTCTGTCCATTAACGACGGCCCCTTCCTGACCATGATCGCCCTCGGTGCGGCGGGCGTGGCAGATTTCCCCCTGATGGCCCTGCTCGCGGCGGTCCTGCCGATGATCCTGGGCTTCATCCTCGGCAACACATCGACACTCGCGCGTAACTTCCTGGCGCCCGGCCAGGCACTGATCATCCCGTTCGCGGCCTTCGCCATCGGCGCGGGCATCGACTTCAGCGTGCTGTTGACCTCCGGCCTGGCCGGCGTCCTGCTCGGTGTGATGACGGTCTTCATCTCCGGCGGCGCCGCTATCCTAGGCGTCTACCTCTGGCACAAGGCCCGTAAGACTCCGCGCCCGGCCCGCAACGTTGTCTCCGGTGTGGCGGAAAGCGCCGTCGCCGGCAATGCCATCGCCACTCCCGCCGCAGTCGCAGCCGTGGACCCCTCCTTTGCGTCGATGCAGGCTGAGGCCACTGCACAGATCGCGACAGCGGTGGTGGTCACTGCCTTTATCGCGCCCTTCCTCGTCGCCTTCGTGTCTCGCTGGCAAGCAAAGAAGGGCATCACGGCGGCAGCCGAAGATGCCTACTTCGATGGTCAAGAGAAAGGGCAGACGCCAGTGGACGCTGCCCCCGCTACGACAGACATGGACGTCGGCGCCCCGGCGGAAAGCGACTTGAGCACCGTGAGTGCAGCGGATTCTCGCTAG
- a CDS encoding sugar ABC transporter ATP-binding protein, with amino-acid sequence MNHDPTPPRPLLELRNVRKSFGPVTVIKDVTVSVHPGKVQALLGENGAGKSTIIKMMAGVHKPDGGEIHVDGQRVEFPDTRAAEARGIATIYQELNLVPTMSVAENILLGRTPRRAGLVNYRALRAQAQEALDYIGLVVDLDTPVGELGVARQQLVEIAKALSMDARVLILDEPTASLTGNEVDQLFRVVDDLKARGVGMVFISHHLDEIARIADSVSVLRDGEFVAEVPADTPEPEFVRLMVGRDIDDQYPREQITPGAPVLQVEGLSSADKFHDISFTVHAGEVVGLAGLVGAGRTEVVRAIAGADGRDAGRVLIDGRELPAGNVAAAIARGVGHVPEDRKHQGLILDASVGENIGLATVRSSARAGLADRRGQRRRSADVAEKLRIRMAGIDQDIRNLSGGNQQKAVFGRWVLAGSKVLLLDEPTRGVDVGAKVEIYHLINDVTRAGGAVLMVSSDLPEVLGMSDRVLVMSGGRLAGELAPTATQDEVMTLAVSQINDSVTVADGAAAE; translated from the coding sequence ATGAACCACGACCCCACGCCACCGCGGCCGCTGCTGGAGCTGCGCAACGTGCGCAAATCCTTCGGCCCCGTCACCGTGATCAAAGACGTCACCGTCTCCGTCCACCCCGGCAAGGTGCAGGCCCTGCTCGGCGAAAACGGCGCCGGCAAGTCCACGATCATCAAGATGATGGCCGGCGTCCACAAACCCGACGGCGGCGAGATCCACGTCGACGGCCAGCGCGTCGAATTCCCCGACACCCGCGCCGCCGAGGCCCGCGGCATCGCCACCATCTACCAGGAACTCAACCTCGTGCCCACGATGTCCGTGGCCGAGAACATCCTGCTCGGGCGCACCCCGCGCCGGGCCGGCCTGGTCAACTACCGCGCGCTGCGCGCCCAGGCCCAGGAGGCGCTGGACTATATCGGGCTGGTCGTCGACCTGGACACCCCGGTCGGTGAGCTCGGCGTCGCCCGGCAGCAGCTCGTGGAGATCGCCAAGGCGCTGTCCATGGACGCGCGCGTGCTCATCCTCGACGAACCCACCGCTTCTCTGACGGGCAACGAGGTCGACCAACTCTTCCGCGTCGTCGACGACCTCAAGGCCCGCGGGGTGGGCATGGTCTTCATCTCGCATCACCTGGATGAGATCGCGCGCATCGCCGATTCGGTCAGCGTGCTGCGCGACGGCGAGTTCGTCGCCGAAGTCCCCGCCGACACCCCGGAGCCCGAGTTCGTCCGCCTCATGGTCGGCCGCGACATCGACGACCAATACCCGCGCGAGCAGATCACCCCCGGCGCGCCGGTGCTGCAGGTCGAGGGTCTCAGCAGCGCGGACAAGTTCCATGACATTTCCTTTACCGTCCACGCCGGCGAGGTCGTCGGCCTGGCCGGTCTGGTCGGGGCCGGACGCACCGAAGTCGTCCGGGCGATCGCCGGCGCCGACGGCCGCGACGCCGGCCGGGTGCTCATCGACGGCCGAGAGCTGCCCGCCGGCAACGTCGCCGCCGCCATCGCCCGCGGGGTGGGCCACGTGCCCGAAGACCGCAAGCACCAGGGCCTGATCCTGGACGCCAGCGTCGGCGAGAACATCGGCTTGGCCACGGTGCGATCTTCCGCCCGGGCCGGCCTGGCCGATCGCCGCGGGCAGCGCCGCCGCTCCGCAGACGTCGCCGAGAAGCTGCGCATCCGCATGGCCGGCATCGACCAGGACATCCGCAACCTCTCCGGCGGCAACCAGCAGAAGGCGGTCTTCGGCCGCTGGGTGCTGGCCGGCTCGAAGGTGCTGTTGCTGGATGAGCCGACCCGCGGCGTCGACGTCGGCGCCAAAGTCGAGATCTATCACCTCATCAACGACGTCACCCGCGCCGGGGGAGCGGTGCTCATGGTCTCCTCCGACCTGCCGGAGGTGCTCGGCATGTCCGACCGCGTACTGGTCATGTCGGGCGGGCGCCTGGCCGGGGAGCTTGCGCCCACCGCCACCCAGGACGAGGTCATGACCCTCGCCGTGTCCCAGATCAACGATTCCGTCACCGTCGCCGACGGCGCCGCCGCAGAATAA
- a CDS encoding LysR family transcriptional regulator, translated as MIETRHLHYFLAVSRSRNFSRAAEELGISQPPLSRQIKTLEARLGTRLFERSSQGVLLTSAGEFLAERAPALLNELGILERDVRAVGEGSMGALRLGFVGTATFQLMPNLLKRIKEQLPDVDVHVSGEKLTPQIERMLLNRDLDAAVLRPPVSSPEMELESFGEDDFTLAVGPDHPLLEHDEPIPFAALADYPVVTFQQGSAAEQVVATAAKEAGFKLHVAQHAPETSTVLALAAAGIGMALVPRGSIPHPMGKLRMLEISGGPTIGLAMAWVKGNQSPILHRIKPLLANVAEHSRGMKEQNAKTAASPEG; from the coding sequence GTGATTGAGACGCGCCACCTTCATTACTTCCTGGCTGTATCACGGAGCAGGAATTTCAGTCGCGCCGCAGAAGAATTGGGAATTTCCCAACCTCCGTTGTCCAGACAGATAAAAACACTCGAAGCACGGTTAGGGACGCGTCTTTTTGAACGCTCCAGCCAAGGGGTCTTACTCACCTCAGCCGGAGAATTTCTCGCCGAGAGGGCCCCAGCACTACTCAATGAACTGGGCATTCTCGAAAGGGATGTCCGAGCGGTGGGTGAAGGGTCGATGGGGGCGCTCCGCCTGGGGTTTGTGGGCACCGCGACTTTCCAGCTGATGCCGAATCTTCTGAAGCGGATCAAGGAGCAACTCCCCGACGTCGATGTCCACGTGAGCGGGGAGAAACTCACCCCGCAAATTGAGCGGATGCTCTTGAATCGTGATCTTGACGCGGCTGTGCTCAGACCCCCAGTGTCCTCCCCGGAGATGGAGCTTGAGAGTTTCGGAGAGGACGACTTCACGCTCGCAGTCGGGCCTGACCATCCCCTACTCGAGCATGATGAACCCATCCCCTTTGCAGCCCTCGCCGACTATCCTGTCGTCACGTTCCAACAGGGCTCCGCCGCGGAGCAGGTGGTCGCGACGGCTGCCAAAGAAGCCGGCTTCAAGCTTCACGTTGCGCAGCATGCCCCGGAGACGTCGACAGTGTTAGCCCTGGCCGCAGCAGGCATCGGCATGGCTCTGGTGCCTCGTGGTTCGATCCCTCACCCCATGGGCAAGCTGCGGATGTTGGAGATTTCCGGAGGGCCGACCATCGGCTTGGCCATGGCTTGGGTGAAAGGCAACCAGTCCCCTATTTTGCATCGGATCAAGCCTCTCCTGGCCAACGTCGCCGAGCATTCGCGCGGCATGAAAGAGCAGAACGCGAAGACCGCCGCCAGCCCGGAAGGCTGA